In the genome of Pseudomonas protegens, one region contains:
- a CDS encoding PTS transporter subunit EIIB, which translates to MFEKLQRAFWKALTPDLIPDQPKAPTASASRLNAAMLQALGGSANIKSQQPLALTRLRLELHDPQLLDASALRVAGVPAVMPLAGGVVHLLLGLQG; encoded by the coding sequence ATGTTCGAGAAATTGCAACGGGCGTTCTGGAAGGCCCTGACTCCAGACCTGATCCCTGATCAGCCGAAGGCCCCGACGGCCAGCGCCAGCCGGCTCAATGCCGCGATGCTGCAGGCCTTGGGCGGCAGCGCCAACATCAAGAGCCAGCAACCCTTGGCCCTGACCCGTCTGCGCCTGGAACTGCATGATCCGCAGTTGCTCGATGCCAGTGCCCTGCGGGTGGCCGGGGTGCCGGCGGTGATGCCTCTGGCCGGTGGCGTGGTGCATCTGCTGTTGGGCTTGCAGGGCTGA
- a CDS encoding maltoporin — MRTTINRALAASCLCLALPFPAQALEFAGYLRSGLGTSVNSGSQSCFQLPGAQSKYRLGNECEQYAELELRQDLYTLDDGSVLSVDGMASLYNRYDRNLSFQGENGSARMPQLYAQWSNLPSLNGGSLWAGRRYYKRNDIHISDFYYWNQSATGGGVEDVRIGDLKYSYAFSRKDNLYQKQAVSRHDFNVAGFQTNPGGELELGLSYLEKPDRRGAHNGWALTTQHVQKDFFGGKNKLALQYGEGPGTGLGYTGNPYLDDGNKSYRLVEFFDWQVTPRFGGQVEAVYQKDIRPDGQDQNWISLGVRPAYAITEQFKLVTEFGHDQVEAPGGTRKLSKFTFAPTWSPKGPDFWARPEVRLYYTYASWNEAAKRAANELAAGSALSDSGVFGNARHGANVGLQVEYWWK; from the coding sequence ATGAGAACAACCATAAATCGTGCTCTGGCGGCGTCCTGCCTGTGCCTGGCCTTGCCCTTTCCGGCCCAGGCCCTGGAGTTTGCCGGTTACCTGCGCAGTGGCCTGGGCACCTCGGTCAACAGCGGCTCGCAGTCCTGCTTCCAGTTGCCCGGCGCGCAGTCCAAGTACCGCCTGGGCAACGAGTGCGAGCAGTACGCCGAGCTGGAGTTGCGCCAGGACCTGTACACCCTGGATGACGGCTCGGTGCTCAGCGTCGACGGCATGGCCTCGCTCTACAACCGCTACGACCGCAACCTGAGCTTCCAGGGCGAAAACGGTTCGGCGCGCATGCCGCAGCTGTACGCCCAGTGGTCGAACCTGCCCAGCCTCAATGGCGGCTCGCTGTGGGCCGGGCGCCGTTACTACAAGCGTAACGACATCCATATTTCCGACTTCTACTACTGGAACCAGAGCGCTACCGGCGGCGGGGTCGAGGACGTGCGCATCGGCGATCTGAAATACAGCTACGCCTTTTCCCGCAAGGACAACCTCTACCAGAAGCAGGCGGTGAGCCGTCACGACTTCAACGTCGCCGGCTTTCAGACCAACCCCGGCGGCGAGCTGGAGCTGGGCCTGAGCTACCTGGAAAAGCCCGATCGCCGGGGTGCCCACAATGGCTGGGCGCTCACCACCCAGCATGTGCAGAAGGACTTCTTCGGCGGCAAGAACAAACTCGCCCTGCAATACGGCGAAGGCCCCGGCACCGGCCTGGGCTATACCGGCAATCCCTACCTGGATGACGGCAACAAGAGCTATCGCCTGGTGGAGTTCTTCGACTGGCAGGTCACCCCGCGTTTCGGCGGCCAGGTCGAGGCGGTCTATCAGAAGGACATCCGCCCCGACGGCCAGGACCAGAACTGGATCTCCCTGGGCGTGCGCCCGGCCTATGCCATCACCGAGCAGTTCAAGCTGGTGACCGAGTTTGGCCACGATCAGGTGGAAGCGCCCGGGGGCACACGCAAACTCAGCAAGTTCACCTTCGCGCCGACCTGGTCACCCAAGGGCCCGGACTTCTGGGCCCGGCCGGAGGTGCGCCTGTACTACACCTACGCCAGCTGGAACGAGGCCGCCAAACGCGCGGCCAATGAGTTGGCGGCCGGTTCCGCGCTGTCCGACAGCGGCGTGTTCGGCAACGCCCGGCACGGCGCGAACGTCGGCTTGCAGGTCGAGTACTGGTGGAAATAA
- the ptsP gene encoding phosphoenolpyruvate--protein phosphotransferase, whose translation MAITQPLQLLAPLSGVLLPLEQVPDPVFSSRVIGDGLCIDPTSQTLCAPLSGVVSNLQHSGHAVSITGEQGQQVLLHIGLDTVNLAGKGFTCLIEEGQQVTAGQPLIEFDADYLALHARSLLTLMLVVSGEAVTGLVGDSVLVETGQPVLRLDPGAAAAHTPEVAGPALFSEPLILGNPQGLHARPAALLAQAAKGFAANIYLHRREDSANAKSLVSIMALQTVQGDALQVSAVGADAEQAIQALVALLASGCGETISAAASPEPRVVLDDALDPLWRGVCASPGSAFGQVLQVAEQRLQIREAATSPQQERESLGRALAQAREALQLLRDSASGDAQQEIFRAHQELLDDPSLLEQADALIATGKSAAFAWNSAIELTAELFKGLGSSLLAERAVDLADVGQRVLKLLLGVQEQALNLPDQAILIAEQLTPSQTASLDTTKVLGFVTVGGGATSHVAILARALGLPAICGLSPRVLSLVNGTRVLLDADRGELHTDPDPQRVQQLQALRQQQRQRQQQDLAQAAHPAVTRDGHHLEVTANIASLAEAEQAMSLGGEGVGLLRSEFLYQDRSQAPSPEEQAETYRAIARALGPTRNLVVRTLDVGGDKPLAYVPMDREANPFLGLRGIRLCLERPELLREQLRAMLACAGEARLHIMLPMVSQLAELRQARQLLDEEVQALGLAQRPKLGIMIEVPSAALMADRFAPEVDFFSIGTNDLTQYTLAMDRDHPRLAGQADSFHPSVLRLIARTVQAAHAHGKWVGVCGALASEPLAVPLLLGLGVDELSVSVPLIPAIKARVRELDLSQCQALAARIIDLEDAVQVRECLQQQQVAADSLVLEN comes from the coding sequence ATGGCCATAACCCAACCCTTGCAATTGCTCGCGCCTCTGTCCGGGGTGCTGCTGCCCCTGGAGCAGGTTCCGGACCCGGTGTTTTCCAGCCGGGTGATCGGTGACGGGCTGTGCATCGACCCGACTTCCCAGACCCTCTGCGCACCGCTGTCCGGGGTGGTCAGCAACCTGCAACACAGCGGCCATGCAGTGAGCATCACCGGTGAACAGGGCCAGCAGGTGCTGCTGCACATCGGGCTGGATACGGTGAATCTGGCGGGCAAGGGCTTCACCTGCCTGATCGAGGAAGGTCAGCAGGTCACGGCAGGCCAGCCGCTGATCGAGTTCGACGCCGACTACCTGGCCCTGCACGCCCGCAGCCTGCTGACCCTGATGCTGGTGGTCAGTGGCGAAGCGGTGACCGGGCTGGTCGGCGACAGCGTGCTGGTGGAAACAGGGCAGCCGGTGCTGCGCCTCGACCCTGGCGCCGCAGCCGCGCACACCCCGGAGGTCGCAGGGCCGGCGCTGTTTTCCGAACCGCTGATCCTCGGCAACCCCCAGGGCCTGCATGCGCGTCCGGCGGCGCTGCTGGCCCAGGCGGCCAAGGGCTTTGCCGCGAATATCTACCTGCATCGGCGCGAGGATTCGGCCAATGCCAAGTCCCTGGTGTCGATCATGGCCTTGCAGACCGTGCAGGGCGATGCCTTGCAGGTCAGCGCCGTGGGCGCGGATGCCGAGCAGGCGATCCAGGCGCTGGTGGCGCTGCTGGCGTCCGGTTGTGGCGAAACGATCAGCGCCGCAGCAAGCCCCGAACCACGGGTGGTGCTTGATGATGCGCTGGATCCGTTGTGGCGAGGCGTCTGCGCGTCACCGGGCTCGGCATTCGGTCAGGTGTTGCAAGTGGCCGAGCAGCGCCTGCAGATACGCGAAGCGGCAACCAGCCCGCAGCAGGAGCGCGAGTCTCTGGGGCGGGCCCTGGCCCAGGCCCGGGAGGCTCTGCAACTGCTGCGGGACAGCGCCAGCGGTGACGCCCAGCAGGAGATCTTCCGCGCCCATCAGGAGCTACTCGACGACCCGAGCCTGCTGGAGCAGGCCGACGCCCTGATCGCCACCGGCAAGAGCGCGGCCTTTGCCTGGAACAGCGCCATTGAACTCACCGCCGAGTTGTTCAAGGGCCTGGGCAGCAGCCTGCTGGCCGAGCGCGCGGTGGATCTGGCGGACGTCGGCCAACGGGTGCTCAAGCTGCTGCTCGGGGTGCAGGAGCAGGCCCTGAACCTGCCGGATCAGGCGATCCTGATTGCCGAGCAACTGACCCCTTCGCAGACCGCGAGCCTGGACACGACCAAGGTGCTGGGGTTTGTCACCGTTGGCGGCGGCGCCACCAGCCATGTGGCGATTCTGGCCCGGGCCTTGGGCCTGCCGGCGATCTGTGGCCTGTCGCCGCGGGTGCTATCGCTGGTCAATGGCACCCGGGTCCTGCTGGATGCCGATCGCGGCGAACTGCATACGGACCCGGACCCGCAGCGGGTGCAGCAATTGCAGGCCCTGCGTCAGCAGCAGCGCCAGCGCCAGCAGCAGGACCTGGCCCAGGCCGCGCATCCCGCGGTGACCCGCGACGGCCATCACCTGGAAGTCACGGCCAATATTGCCTCCCTGGCGGAGGCCGAGCAGGCCATGAGCCTGGGCGGTGAAGGCGTCGGCCTGTTGCGTTCGGAGTTTCTCTACCAGGACCGCAGCCAGGCCCCGAGCCCCGAGGAGCAGGCCGAAACCTATCGAGCCATTGCCCGGGCCCTGGGGCCGACGCGCAATCTGGTGGTGCGGACCCTGGACGTCGGCGGCGACAAGCCCCTGGCCTATGTGCCCATGGACCGTGAAGCCAACCCCTTTCTCGGCCTGCGCGGCATCCGCCTGTGCCTGGAGCGTCCCGAACTATTGCGTGAGCAGTTGCGGGCGATGCTCGCCTGCGCTGGAGAGGCCCGCCTGCACATCATGCTGCCGATGGTCAGCCAACTGGCGGAGCTGCGTCAGGCGCGCCAGCTACTGGATGAAGAGGTCCAGGCCCTGGGCCTCGCGCAGCGACCCAAGCTGGGCATCATGATCGAGGTGCCTTCGGCGGCCTTGATGGCGGATCGTTTTGCCCCGGAAGTGGATTTCTTCTCCATCGGCACCAACGATTTGACCCAGTACACCCTGGCCATGGACCGCGATCATCCGCGCCTGGCCGGTCAGGCCGACAGCTTCCATCCATCGGTGCTGCGCCTGATCGCGCGCACGGTGCAGGCCGCCCATGCCCACGGCAAGTGGGTCGGGGTCTGTGGCGCGCTGGCTTCCGAGCCGCTGGCGGTGCCGCTGTTGCTGGGCCTGGGGGTGGATGAATTGTCGGTGAGCGTGCCGCTGATCCCTGCCATCAAGGCCCGGGTACGGGAGCTGGACCTGAGCCAGTGCCAGGCCTTGGCTGCGCGGATCATCGATCTGGAAGACGCGGTTCAGGTACGTGAATGCCTGCAACAGCAGCAAGTCGCCGCCGACTCACTGGTTCTGGAGAACTGA